In the genome of Candidatus Reidiella endopervernicosa, one region contains:
- a CDS encoding VCBS repeat-containing protein yields MAIEQLPSAQQAVQRRPAPPVSASPPGKPESERERLPVPGNPRALENRPDVACGRIPVAIPPLPTALPAQAPATFTAESNPDALPAEGEVQLDENYRFYANFLRQILDLNEGAGEFESFDLSAETQIFESTDITIFAADSVIEIEYVRFEAVSIDIEMSEDRLSVSINRTEFEQFSLRQSSNIEQPVRRADPLALDLDGNGIQTTGIENGVNFDINADGILDRTSFITGNDAMLAFDRNGNGHIDDGRELFGDQNGHENGFMALADYDKNGDGRIDRKDEIYSKLKLLQIDSSGQQSQRSLFEAGVSVSR; encoded by the coding sequence ATGGCCATAGAGCAGCTCCCCTCCGCACAGCAAGCTGTGCAGCGTCGCCCAGCACCACCTGTTTCAGCATCGCCCCCCGGAAAACCTGAATCTGAACGTGAACGACTGCCGGTACCCGGCAATCCACGTGCGCTGGAGAACCGTCCAGATGTCGCCTGCGGCCGAATACCGGTCGCAATCCCCCCTCTACCCACTGCCCTCCCTGCACAAGCTCCAGCAACGTTCACTGCCGAGAGCAATCCGGATGCATTGCCTGCTGAGGGAGAAGTGCAGCTTGATGAGAACTACCGCTTCTATGCCAACTTTCTGCGCCAGATTCTCGATCTGAATGAGGGAGCCGGCGAATTTGAGTCGTTTGATCTCTCTGCCGAGACGCAGATCTTCGAATCGACCGATATCACCATCTTCGCTGCCGACTCGGTGATTGAGATTGAGTATGTCCGATTTGAAGCCGTGTCGATCGATATCGAGATGAGCGAGGATCGACTTAGTGTTTCGATAAACCGCACCGAGTTTGAACAGTTCTCGCTACGTCAAAGCAGCAATATCGAGCAGCCGGTACGACGCGCCGATCCACTGGCACTCGATCTGGATGGAAACGGTATCCAGACCACCGGGATTGAGAATGGGGTGAACTTCGATATCAATGCCGATGGCATTCTCGACCGCACCAGCTTTATCACCGGCAACGATGCAATGCTCGCCTTTGATCGTAATGGCAATGGACATATTGATGATGGTCGTGAACTCTTCGGCGATCAGAACGGCCACGAAAACGGCTTTATGGCACTCGCCGATTACGACAAAAACGGTGATGGACGCATCGATCGCAAGGATGAGATATACAGCAAGCTAAAACTACTGCAGATCGACAGCAGCGGACAGCAGTCGCAACGAAGCCTCTTCGAGGCGGGTGTGTCGGTATCTCGCTGA